A window of Gallus gallus isolate bGalGal1 chromosome 3, bGalGal1.mat.broiler.GRCg7b, whole genome shotgun sequence genomic DNA:
ACCATAGTCTGTTTCTTCATAATATCCATTTTCAATCATTTCTTGATCCTCCTCTTCTTCGTCGTCTTGTTGGGAAGagcaaataatttgtttttcatatgtTTCTTTTTGAGGGCTAACGGGATTGCTGTTGTCCATAGGCCAAATATCTGAAATATCTGTGCTGCTTCGAGAGCCAAAATAGTTTTCTACAAGCCCCTGCTTTACTATGTCAGTACTACTGGTTGGAGAAGGATTATCTGTACCAGTGTCACTTTTAGCTGCTGACAGTTCTTCCACTGCCTCCTTTAGTTCTAAAGGCTCattatattttccttcatttggtTTTTCAACCTCATACCCTGCATTTAGAGATGAAGGACCTGAAAGAACAGATGGCTCACCCATGCAAGTAATTTCTAAATGCAATTTAGCTGCGTCTTCTGTAGTGTCGCAATATCTTTCAAGGACCTGAGAGTCCGTACAGGTTGTGCCAAGGTCTGCCTGCAGGCTGTTACTTTTCACATCAGAAGATGTAACTTCATCTGAAACAACTAAGTGTAAAAGTTCTTTTGTTCCTGAGACTGAGGAGTGTATAGACAGAGTTTCTTTATCTGAATGCCCTGAAAATACAACACAATGCTGCTGCACATTGGTACTTGATTTTTTACTGTCATCACATTTTGGCAAGTCAATTGCTCCAAGATCCAGTACAGTTTTACTGTCACTTAGCTGGCATTCAGGTACTATAGTTATCTTTGAATTCTCATCAGGTGACAACTCATCATCATCTGAAGGCAGAGAATTTATGGATGTCAAGGATGATTGTATTTCACTTACAGCACTGGTACTCTCAGTACAATGGCTTTCCAATGCATTTTTTATAGCATAGTCTGGTTTCAGTAAAAGCTGAGGAAATAATCTCTCAGCATTGCATGCACTTTGCCCCTGAACATTTTCAAAAACCTGATCAGGGTTGGGGAGAGTTGCAAAAGAACTCGGTTCACTTTCTATGCCAGAATCTGAAAACCTAGAAGAGGCGTATGTCACATTAACGTCTGGTAATTTAGTGACGTCTCCGCTTACAGAAAGTTGACTTTCTTTTGTAGATAAACTAGgctgattatttttcattttcgTTAAGACATCACTGGTGTGTTGGAAGCTTTTTTCATGGACATCTTCCTTTTCAAGCACTGGTTCTCCTGAATGCAACTTATTTCCGGATTCTGAAGCTTGAATATTGGGTGTCTGAAGATTCTCTCCTTGCACTCCATCTTGTGGAAGCTCAGCCCACGATCCAATATGAACAGTTACTTTCTCCCCTTCATAGGGATTCTTACTACTTGGTTTGACCTCAATTGTCCTAACTCCCAAGGAAGCTGGCTGACCTCCATGACAACCTTCAAGTGTATCTCTGGGTTGTAAAGCACTATCTGCTTGTACAGTTCCAGGGCCTGCCTGGGAGATAGTAAGTCTACTAAAAATAGCCACGTTTTCACTGTGCACGGGGCTACCCTGACTTGGTTGAACACCTTCaatcttagcagtcttttcctCAGTTCCAGATGACAAACACACAAATTCTCTTTGACTTACTTGCCTGGTGCAGGTCTTTGTATCACAAGGAAATCCACTTACTGCAGGGTCCAGCCCTTCATTAGTATTGCATGAAGGCCTGCCTTCTGGGCTTTTAGAGGCATCTTCCAGTGCTGCACTTTTCAAACATTTGTAGCCTACTAAGACCACAGAGTCCTTAGAGTTCTGTTTCACgactttttttgtattttcaggtTTCATTGTTTTCATAAGCTTAGTAACCTTAACTTTGGGTTTATTTGcatcttcatttttccctttcaaggACTTTGTTAGcatcttctcattttctgaatgcCAAAGGCTGGAGGCACCTGCAGGTCTTATTTTCAATTCCGGGCTAGTAAATCCAGCTACAAAACCTTCTTCAGCTTCAATTTTATCCAGTTTATTGGACTCTGACCTTGGAAGATTCTGAACTACCAACCAGGGTACATCCATGTCTTTTAtcaaaaaaagtgagaaaaaaaaaggattgtttACAAGGTTATGCAAGTAACTGCAGCTATAAAACACTAGTAATTATACAACTTTACACATCCTCACAACTTCAATCTAAAGATTACCTAGCAAACAAATGTATTCCTTCAAAGCCAACAAGAAATGTCAAGAAAAAATACTTAGTTATTACAtcctttttgctcttttcttcaaaaagaaaactgcactgTGAGGTGTGTTTACCTTCAGTAACTGAATCTAAATACCGATCTTCAAAGATTATAGGCAAGGAGTTTGTATCTCCATCTAGTTCACTGCATTCAATAGGAAGAGGTGGAAGAGAACTGCAGAAGGAAGTGTTTTTGATAGCTGTACACATTTGTAGGTGGCTttgagcactgaaaaaaaaaaaaagatagtccTACATTATAAAAtagaactatttatttttatgtaaatagAAATTAGCAGTAATTTAATTCCCTTTAGTAGATGCTTTTCCACTAATTAgttatttaatagaaaaattaTTCCATTACTCATTTGAATTGCACTACcttcttcatttaaaaacttcAAATCTCTAGAACATTATGTTTCTCTTGAACTTATGTAAGTATTTTTGTAAGACAGTATTTCTATACAGCATAAGCTACAGAATAATGGCACTATGTGCTACGTACTTTGCACCTCAAAATGCTACTCACTGTAGTTCTTGATAGGCAAGGGCAGCCTGCCTAGGATGCTCAAGACAGAAGAATGCTTCTGCAAATCTACGCACCTGCAAGATCCAAATACAGTTAGAGCTAAATTTTGTATTACATAAAAGTTCTGAAAATCCACCAATATTCCTACGCAGCAATATTAGTAACTTGTATGATTAATATATATTAAGTTTTTGTggctttttgcttgttttttaatgttcagtCTGGGCAGGTGAGGGAAGAGGATGCCACAGGCAAGATTTGGAAGCAAAAGGAGAATTTTTAACTTGTGCAGTGGATGACTGAAGGGAAATGTATTAGACTCAATGCCTGCTGAAAACTTCAACCAAAAATTGAACATTTAAATCAGGCCCACCTGAAATAATAACACACAAAAATACCATGAGAAATTTCAGTGAAAGGAAGTGACTGATGGGCACTTCTGAATGTGCTTGAGAATCACCTTCAGAATCAGAAACACATTCTCAAGAAGTATTCCAAACGTTTCATGAATACTCTCAACCCTACAACTTAACTGATGTGCAAAAAATCTATTGTTTGTAAGGATTTCAGCTGCAATTGATAAACAACAGTATGTGTGCTGATTACAAGCGCTATATTCAAGACATAATTGCATGTCTGAAGTTAATAAGccatgaaatattaaaatgttgttttataACATATGGAACTTTGTTTCTTATCAAGTATGCACAGATAAAATAGTGTGAATTCTACAGCAACTTACTGCAAGTAAAACATAATCAGCGTATTGAAAACACAGTTTCTAGAAAACCCAAGTTAAGGTTTTGCAAATCAGATGTCATTCATTTCCagtattatattaaaatattacttcaatctgaatgcatttgtttagagcttttgtttttgcaacTGCCAGTTATGTGCATCAAAATATGCAGTTCAATGCAGTGTGACTGTTTGTTTGCTGCAGTATGacagacaaaaagcaaaataaaaacaggataGAAAAATTGCTATGGAATAAACACTGAGCACCCACACACTGACAGCACTCCTAAGATGTTGGTTCTCGTTTCTCCTATTTTAGGACTTaccaaactgaaagaaattacTCTGGAATAACGTGTTCAGACCTACCAGAAGATGTCACTATGAAACAAAGATCTGAAGTGAACTAGTAGTGTACAAACTTTTGTGTAATACAAAATAACCTTCCTATAAGCAGCTTTTTCAATAGGACAAATGTGAAAGCCTTGACCAGTGGCATTATTGTAGTTGACGAACATTGGAGCACAACTACATATACCCTGATGTTATATGAAACATTAAAGATCTGCTATAGCATTTTACAGAGATGTCCGCAAAGTGATTactaagtatttaaaatatttaatttccttatGACCTTATGTTCTAAGAATACTTCAGCAGAACTGCCTATTTTGTAAGCACCTATGCAAAAAGGGTGAAAATGATTTGACTGAATGCAAATGACAGGCATTTTAGGGGGCCATTTAATAGTAGATCAATATAAAACCTTCCCAGGGAGAGCTTGCCTGTGAAGAGTATAGTCTATAAATACTGccaaaagaaaaggtaattttaaaaGAGCTTTAGCATCTGGTAGAGACCAGAAGAAAGCATCTGTTTCCAAAATACAGAGATTATTTAGAAGGACAGAATTTTGTGTAGTACAGAAATCTTATTTCAGAAATGGCAGATACTCTCTCATGAGGAGAATTAGTAGGGCACCTGTTGAATCCCATCAAAATTCACTAATCAGCAAGTCTGTATCTAAGTGAAACATGATCATTGCAAGTTTCCCCCAAGTTTATATAAGAATTCCCAAGACTGTCAATGCAAATTGCAAAATATTATAGTAAGCCCTGCAAAACTGTATTCAAAAATCAACCACACTCTCAAGAATACCAAGGCTCAAATTTACcatctctttttaatttaaagctttACTGAAGTTGTGGATTGCCGACTCCTGCTCTATTGCCATATGGAAAGCCCAGTGGCACTTGGTCTACTTACGTATATTTTAATTGCACATTTGCAAAGTATTCACAAAAGCTCTTCTCAGCTTGGAGGACAGGACACCATTGAGGTATCTGCAAATCAGTCCTTGTAAAATTAAGTACCATCACATTGCTGGTTCTCTGTAAGTTGGCCCAGGTAAAATTTCCTTCTCAATGCTGTATTATTCAGCTTGTGCCAGACACCAAGCTTAGAGACAACCTGCTTGCTCTTTGCTATCAGGCCCTAAATAAAATGGTAAGTTTAAGATTACCCGTGTCCTGCTTTTTAAGTCTTTGATGTTTGGATAGATACTGAGGTATCCAGTaactgcagagctcagtgagCAATAGCAATGAGTGacatctttcaaaaataaaattagctttattatatttatacatatttgtattattttttattaaaagtatttttgtttgttataaCAAGGGTGAGCTCTGAGCTCAAGACAGAAAACTCAAAATTTATACTTGATGTTGCCCAGTAGCAAGCTATGCAGATGGCTACTCATGAATCTTCAGCACAACACTATGCTGCAAATGCAGATTCATAcccccagaaaaaaatattcctacagcttttattaaagaaaaaaacccagattttttcaaattaaataagaaaaaaattgtatgtgACATTGAGAAAGAATGATAGAAACCAGAAAAAGTGGGCGTAAAAGCATTCTGTTGTGCCTTTGTCTttaaagaagggaggaagggaactCCAGATTTTGTGAAAACTGGAAAGCATCCCCAAAATACTCTAAATACAAACAGTATTTCAGCCCATGTACCCTTATTAATTACTTTGATGAaaggctggacatgagccagcagcgttaacttgcagcccggaaggccaactgcatcctgggctgcaccaaaagaggggtgggcagcagggagagggaggggattgtccccctctactctgctctcctGAGGCCCCAattggagtactgcatccaagtctgaggtgctcagcacaggagagatgtggatatgttggaacaggtccagagaaaaccacaaagatgatcagagggctggagcacctctcctatgaagaaagactgagggacTTGGGCTTGTTTAggatggggaaggaaagggtctggggagacctcattgtggccttccagtactagaagggagcttacaagtaggagggggaccaactttttacatggtctcaCAGtgagtgataggacaaggggggggtgtctttaaactaaaatagaggagatttaggttagatattaataagaagttttttactcagagggtggtgaggccttAGCACGGATGCCCAGAGGGCTGTGgtgtcccattcctggaggtgctcaaggccaggctggatggggccctgggcagctgagctggtgagggACAGCCCTGCTCATGGCAAGGGGATGGACGTAGATCATCattaaggtctcttccaacctaagccacaTTATAATTGTATGATATACTTCTATGATGTTCcctaaaataaatgcagtaaatTTGAATTCATAAGGGATTTGAGAGCTAGAGAGAATGATTTATCAGAGATTTTAAAAACCATGTTTAAGAAGGTAAGCACATATCACTACTAGCATACAAAACATTGGAtaagttgaaataaaaatatcaatcTTTCTTTTGGCTTTATTCATTGTACAAATGTACAAATACTAACTTAGCAGTAATTGAATGTAGGTGCAGTTTAAGTGAAacagttttctcatttcatagcttccactgctgctgaaaggcacTAGACTTTATATTCAAAATGTAGAAAGGCTAGTAAGATTCAGAGATGTCCAGTAAATTGATCATACCTTCCATACCTTCCTAGTGCTAACATTTCCATTCCAACAAACAAGTCTTGAACTCTTTCTCAAAAAGTCCACTTAATGTACAGAACAGATTATCTGCACCATCACGATTCCCTCATTAAACAATATGATTTTGAATCCTTCGCTAAGATCACAATCCATGTATTCCTCATAAGCAGTGTCCCCTTCAAAACTGAAAGGTTTTTGAAGGTTTTTTGATGTGAACAAATAGA
This region includes:
- the FAM135A gene encoding protein FAM135A isoform X2, translating into MSEVQAMVEFSVELHKFFNVDLFQRGFYQIRASMKIPPRIPHKLEASLLHATGADLAFPASIHDNIVYSKTFQILYKNEEVSVNDVMIFKIKMLLDERKIEESLNEMNFLLTLDLHFTDTDYSPDDLSTLQPISSRTLKLHFNLHRGLHHYVNVMFDYFHLSVISVIVHASLVALHQPLISFPRPVKNTWLNRNAPAQNRDSVIPSLESVVFGNNYTKQLSADGCSFVVSESFLSHAYNFHYTLCASLLLAFKGLHSYFLMITKELPSSHRIELENIDVEVRLSELCEEVKKMENPDELAELINMNLAQLCSLLMALWGQFLEVITLQEEVTALLAQEHHTLRVRRFAEAFFCLEHPRQAALAYQELHAQSHLQMCTAIKNTSFCSSLPPLPIECSELDGDTNSLPIIFEDRYLDSVTEDMDVPWLVVQNLPRSESNKLDKIEAEEGFVAGFTSPELKIRPAGASSLWHSENEKMLTKSLKGKNEDANKPKVKVTKLMKTMKPENTKKVVKQNSKDSVVLVGYKCLKSAALEDASKSPEGRPSCNTNEGLDPAVSGFPCDTKTCTRQVSQREFVCLSSGTEEKTAKIEGVQPSQGSPVHSENVAIFSRLTISQAGPGTVQADSALQPRDTLEGCHGGQPASLGVRTIEVKPSSKNPYEGEKVTVHIGSWAELPQDGVQGENLQTPNIQASESGNKLHSGEPVLEKEDVHEKSFQHTSDVLTKMKNNQPSLSTKESQLSVSGDVTKLPDVNVTYASSRFSDSGIESEPSSFATLPNPDQVFENVQGQSACNAERLFPQLLLKPDYAIKNALESHCTESTSAVSEIQSSLTSINSLPSDDDELSPDENSKITIVPECQLSDSKTVLDLGAIDLPKCDDSKKSSTNVQQHCVVFSGHSDKETLSIHSSVSGTKELLHLVVSDEVTSSDVKSNSLQADLGTTCTDSQVLERYCDTTEDAAKLHLEITCMGEPSVLSGPSSLNAGYEVEKPNEGKYNEPLELKEAVEELSAAKSDTGTDNPSPTSSTDIVKQGLVENYFGSRSSTDISDIWPMDNSNPVSPQKETYEKQIICSSQQDDEEEEDQEMIENGYYEETDYGILDGAAGAGQDPDLAEERALRSERIDSGHLRDGITVPPVCTPGCLSFPSSLRDSPCNVICSSRNKSDAITQQPGSTSYSSALPVSWYESSPKPQMLAFLQAKEELKQLKLPGFMYSDVFKLASSVPYFSMEEDDCSEEGIHLIVCVHGLDGNSADLRLVKTYIELGLPGGRIDFLMSERNQNDTFADFDSMTDRLLDEIIQYIQIYNLTLSKISFIGHSLGNLIIRSVLTRPRFKYYLNKLHTFLSLSGPHLGTLYNSSALVNTGLWFMQKWKKSGSLLQLTCRDHSDPRQTFLYKLSKKAGLHYFKNIVLVGSLQDRYVPYHSARIEMCKTALKDKQSGPIYAEMIQNLLLPVLQNKECNLVRYNVINALPNTADSLIGRAAHIAVLDSEIFLEKFFLVAALKYFQ